One segment of Microbacterium arborescens DNA contains the following:
- the nagB gene encoding glucosamine-6-phosphate deaminase, translating to MAEVVIVPSEQEAGRLVGDAIVDLIRHRPDAVLGLATGSTPLAVYKHLAARVRGENIDVSSVRGFALDEYVGLPAGHPESYRSVIEREVVEPVGFDPARIEVPHGDLDGIETAGEQYEAAIRAAGGVDLQILGIGRTGHIGFNEPGSSLASLTRVKTLTEETRADNARFFDSPDDVPMHCITQGIGTILRARHLVLLAFGEAKADAVAAAVEGPVSTSAPGSAVQLHPHVTVVVDEAAASALAQTRYYRHAWANKPTWQGI from the coding sequence ATGGCCGAAGTCGTCATCGTCCCGAGCGAGCAGGAGGCGGGCCGACTCGTCGGTGACGCGATCGTGGACCTCATCCGTCACCGTCCCGACGCCGTGCTCGGGCTGGCGACCGGGTCAACCCCGCTCGCGGTCTACAAGCATCTCGCCGCACGCGTGCGCGGTGAGAACATCGACGTGTCGAGCGTGCGCGGATTCGCCCTCGACGAGTACGTCGGACTGCCCGCCGGTCACCCGGAGAGCTACCGAAGCGTCATCGAGCGCGAGGTCGTCGAGCCGGTCGGCTTCGACCCGGCGCGCATCGAGGTGCCGCACGGCGACCTCGACGGCATCGAGACGGCCGGTGAGCAGTACGAGGCCGCGATCCGCGCGGCGGGCGGGGTCGATCTGCAGATCCTCGGCATCGGCCGCACCGGGCACATCGGGTTCAACGAGCCGGGCAGCTCGCTCGCCTCGCTGACGCGCGTCAAGACCCTCACCGAGGAGACGCGGGCCGACAACGCCCGCTTCTTCGACTCGCCCGATGACGTCCCGATGCACTGCATCACCCAGGGCATCGGCACCATCCTGCGCGCCCGCCACCTCGTGCTGCTGGCCTTCGGTGAAGCGAAGGCGGATGCCGTCGCCGCCGCCGTCGAGGGGCCGGTCAGCACCTCGGCGCCGGGCTCGGCCGTGCAGCTGCATCCGCATGTCACGGTCGTCGTCGACGAGGCCGCCGCGAGCGCGCTCGCCCAGACGCGGTACTACCGCCACGCGTGGGCGAACAAGCCCACCTGGCAGGGCATCTGA
- a CDS encoding universal stress protein, with the protein MADQHSAGDESRLPPTPVIVGVIPGQSPRVIIEAARYASMLGVGLIVVHVDVTRFVTYEDPDGYVHTAPIDLGVVSSAAQLEQIRASAAEALASSSVEWTVHQLVGDPALAIKHLADRLDAKLLVVGTRRRGIGESIREFFTGSVAARLAHRQQRPILVVPQGQTAADDEDLWPEP; encoded by the coding sequence ATGGCCGATCAGCACTCCGCGGGCGACGAGAGCCGCCTTCCGCCTACGCCGGTCATCGTGGGGGTCATCCCCGGGCAGTCGCCTCGCGTCATCATCGAGGCCGCTCGATACGCGTCGATGCTCGGGGTCGGACTCATCGTGGTCCACGTCGACGTCACGCGGTTCGTGACCTACGAAGACCCCGACGGTTACGTCCACACCGCACCCATCGATCTCGGGGTGGTTTCCAGCGCGGCGCAGCTCGAGCAGATCCGCGCCTCGGCGGCGGAAGCGCTGGCATCGTCGTCGGTCGAGTGGACGGTGCATCAGCTCGTCGGCGACCCGGCGCTCGCGATCAAGCACCTCGCCGACCGCCTCGACGCGAAGCTGCTCGTGGTCGGGACGCGTCGCCGCGGCATCGGCGAGTCGATCCGTGAGTTCTTCACCGGATCGGTGGCTGCGCGGCTCGCGCATCGTCAGCAGCGCCCGATCCTCGTGGTGCCGCAGGGGCAGACCGCCGCAGACGACGAAGACCTCTGGCCCGAGCCCTGA
- a CDS encoding DUF3073 family protein, producing the protein MGRGRQKAKHTKIARELKYDTYNVNFSSLEKELAHSDDDQYVDKWADQYSDEYEDEKA; encoded by the coding sequence ATGGGGCGTGGCCGTCAAAAGGCGAAGCACACCAAGATCGCACGTGAGCTGAAGTACGACACCTACAATGTCAACTTCTCCTCGCTCGAGAAGGAGCTCGCTCATTCCGACGACGATCAGTACGTCGACAAGTGGGCTGACCAGTACTCCGACGAGTACGAGGACGAGAAGGCCTGA
- a CDS encoding MFS transporter: MTSLWRGRVLAFLGVILVAFSLRSAVASLSPILTEIDADLGVPSWVAGLIGAAPPVCFAVFGVVTPILERRFGLQRLAVAAMVVAAAALLGRALAPDAGTLLVATTVLFAAISTGNVVLPPLIKTYFPDRVGTMTAVYSTMLAVAAFVPPLVAVPIADTAGWRFSLGLWSVFAVLAVVPWLVTLRRSRIAAAAADAAVPPPPSPNVLGRLVRLPMAWAIAITFAVSASSVYASFAWLPIILVDLAGVSHAAAGSLLALFGAMGLPWSILVPLVITRWQRLGAIYAIAASAGLVAVAGLLIAPGSAVVLWVVLLGTPQMLFPAALVFIQRKTRTHEGTVALSGFAQSVGYAVAAVFPISFALLHEATGDWTAPLIMVGVLMLAAIPAGIVVTRPHTIEDEWEQRHGAW, encoded by the coding sequence GTGACGTCACTCTGGCGCGGACGCGTCCTCGCTTTCCTCGGCGTCATCCTCGTCGCCTTCTCGCTGCGCTCTGCCGTCGCGTCACTGTCGCCGATCCTCACCGAGATCGACGCCGATCTGGGCGTGCCGTCGTGGGTGGCCGGGCTCATCGGGGCGGCGCCGCCGGTGTGTTTCGCGGTGTTCGGCGTCGTCACCCCTATTCTCGAGCGTCGGTTCGGCCTGCAGCGGCTCGCGGTCGCGGCGATGGTCGTCGCCGCGGCGGCCCTCCTCGGCCGTGCGCTGGCACCGGATGCCGGCACCCTGTTGGTCGCCACGACCGTCCTGTTCGCCGCCATCAGCACCGGAAACGTCGTGCTGCCGCCGCTGATCAAGACGTACTTCCCCGACCGCGTCGGGACCATGACGGCGGTCTACTCGACGATGCTCGCCGTCGCCGCGTTCGTGCCCCCGCTCGTCGCGGTGCCGATCGCCGACACGGCGGGTTGGCGGTTCTCGCTCGGCCTGTGGTCGGTCTTCGCCGTGCTGGCGGTCGTTCCCTGGCTCGTGACGCTCCGCCGGTCGCGCATCGCCGCAGCGGCCGCGGATGCCGCGGTGCCTCCCCCTCCGTCTCCGAACGTGCTCGGCCGGCTGGTGCGGCTGCCGATGGCGTGGGCGATCGCGATCACGTTCGCGGTGTCGGCATCCAGCGTCTACGCGTCGTTCGCGTGGCTGCCGATCATCCTCGTCGACCTCGCGGGTGTGTCGCACGCCGCCGCCGGGTCGCTCCTCGCGCTCTTCGGCGCCATGGGGCTGCCGTGGTCGATCCTCGTGCCGCTGGTCATCACGCGCTGGCAGCGGCTCGGCGCGATCTACGCGATCGCGGCGTCGGCCGGGCTCGTCGCCGTCGCAGGACTGCTCATCGCTCCGGGGTCAGCCGTCGTGCTGTGGGTCGTGCTGCTGGGCACGCCTCAGATGCTGTTTCCGGCGGCGCTGGTGTTCATCCAGCGCAAGACGAGGACCCACGAGGGCACGGTCGCCCTCAGCGGATTCGCCCAGAGCGTCGGCTATGCCGTGGCCGCCGTGTTCCCCATCTCGTTCGCGCTGCTGCACGAAGCGACGGGCGACTGGACGGCCCCGCTCATCATGGTCGGTGTGCTGATGCTCGCGGCGATCCCTGCGGGGATCGTCGTCACACGTCCCCACACGATCGAGGACGAGTGGGAGCAGCGCCACGGCGCATGGTGA
- a CDS encoding MFS transporter, with the protein MSSSDYGPATRANVTVANELLSSPHLASGIKKATYRLMPMLIILYFVAFLDRTNVGFAESALEVDRGISAGAYALGAGIFFIGYALFEIPSNLLLDKFGARFWLARIAVTWGIVASLFAFVNGETMFIVLRFLLGVTEAGLFPGVIMFLAQWFPNKRRVQMFALFYLAQPFSQMLGAPLSGGLISIGDQVTPWAGWQVMFFVEGMMAVVAGIAALFFLVDSPQKAKFLDDEEKAALKAVMEHEDSVKESDGPRGIGAALINWKVWYFTVIYFCLQIAVYGTTFYLPQQVSNLIGQSVGWQVGLVSAIPWAVGLFACYYVGKHADTVRRRRVWGALFFLVTGSAILVSAWAGANGQGLLGIIAITVAVAAFLSTGPITWSFPTSFLTGAAAAAGIGLINSLGNLGGFVAPIMRTGINEAVPTESGAWGVVSLGLFAFLAAVMMWATRFFSSKADALLTSGETTRR; encoded by the coding sequence GTGTCCTCATCGGACTACGGTCCCGCGACGCGGGCCAACGTCACGGTCGCGAATGAGCTGCTGAGCAGCCCGCACCTGGCGAGCGGCATCAAGAAGGCCACCTACCGGCTCATGCCGATGCTCATCATCCTGTACTTCGTCGCGTTCCTCGACCGCACGAACGTCGGGTTCGCTGAATCCGCTCTCGAAGTCGACCGGGGCATCTCTGCGGGCGCGTACGCCCTCGGAGCCGGCATCTTCTTCATCGGATACGCGCTCTTCGAGATCCCCTCGAACCTGCTGCTCGACAAGTTCGGGGCGCGCTTCTGGCTCGCCCGTATCGCGGTGACGTGGGGAATCGTCGCCTCGCTGTTCGCCTTCGTCAACGGCGAGACCATGTTCATCGTGCTGCGCTTCCTGTTGGGCGTCACGGAGGCCGGTCTGTTCCCCGGCGTCATCATGTTCCTCGCGCAGTGGTTCCCCAACAAGCGCCGCGTGCAGATGTTCGCGCTGTTCTACCTGGCGCAGCCGTTCTCGCAGATGCTCGGCGCTCCCCTCTCGGGCGGCCTGATCAGCATCGGCGACCAGGTCACCCCGTGGGCCGGGTGGCAGGTGATGTTCTTCGTCGAGGGCATGATGGCCGTCGTCGCCGGTATCGCCGCGCTGTTCTTCCTCGTCGATTCGCCGCAGAAGGCGAAGTTCCTCGACGACGAGGAGAAGGCCGCGCTGAAGGCGGTGATGGAGCACGAAGACAGCGTGAAGGAGTCGGATGGTCCCCGCGGCATCGGCGCGGCGCTCATCAACTGGAAGGTCTGGTACTTCACCGTCATCTACTTCTGCCTGCAGATCGCGGTGTACGGCACGACGTTCTACCTGCCGCAGCAGGTGTCGAACCTGATCGGCCAGTCGGTCGGCTGGCAGGTCGGTCTGGTGTCGGCCATCCCGTGGGCGGTCGGCCTGTTCGCCTGCTACTACGTCGGCAAGCACGCCGACACCGTGCGCCGCCGTCGCGTCTGGGGTGCGCTGTTCTTCCTCGTGACGGGATCGGCCATCCTCGTGTCGGCGTGGGCCGGGGCCAACGGCCAGGGCCTGCTCGGCATCATCGCGATCACCGTCGCGGTCGCGGCGTTCCTGTCGACGGGCCCCATCACGTGGTCGTTCCCGACCTCGTTCCTCACCGGCGCCGCGGCCGCGGCCGGCATCGGCCTCATCAACTCCCTCGGCAACCTCGGCGGCTTCGTCGCCCCGATCATGCGCACGGGGATCAACGAGGCCGTCCCGACCGAGAGCGGAGCATGGGGCGTGGTGTCGCTCGGACTGTTCGCGTTCCTCGCCGCCGTCATGATGTGGGCGACCCGGTTCTTCAGCTCGAAGGCCGACGCGCTCCTGACCTCGGGAGAGACCACGCGCCGCTGA
- a CDS encoding PadR family transcriptional regulator: MPPVFSHGDLRLYLLSLLDESPRHGYDLMQALTERTGGTYSPSAGTIYPRLAKLEDEGLVTKTVDGRKTVYEITDAGRDELSARRHDLDGIQAGLADSIRLIADEVRGSVRAAMKSLQADLAAAANVDHETATRPSAPENPRAEARAQAQRADAAIAEFRANVKADLRSHVAREGDVAASVVDDLIDTLTRARTDLLQALRG; the protein is encoded by the coding sequence ATGCCGCCCGTCTTCTCCCACGGCGACCTGCGCCTCTACCTGCTGTCGCTGCTCGACGAGTCGCCGAGGCACGGCTACGACCTCATGCAGGCTCTCACCGAACGCACCGGCGGCACCTACTCTCCGAGCGCCGGCACGATCTACCCCCGCCTCGCGAAGCTCGAAGACGAGGGACTCGTGACCAAGACCGTCGACGGCCGCAAGACCGTCTACGAGATCACGGACGCCGGCCGCGACGAGCTCTCAGCCCGGCGGCACGATCTGGACGGCATCCAGGCAGGCCTGGCCGACAGCATCCGTCTCATCGCCGACGAAGTGCGCGGCAGCGTCCGCGCCGCCATGAAGAGCCTGCAAGCCGACCTCGCCGCCGCGGCGAACGTCGACCACGAGACGGCCACGCGTCCCTCGGCGCCCGAGAACCCGCGCGCCGAGGCCCGGGCCCAAGCGCAGCGCGCGGATGCCGCGATCGCCGAGTTCCGGGCGAACGTGAAAGCCGACCTGCGGTCGCACGTCGCGCGAGAGGGCGACGTCGCAGCATCCGTCGTCGACGATCTCATCGACACGCTGACCCGCGCTCGCACGGACCTGCTGCAGGCTCTGCGAGGTTGA
- the purF gene encoding amidophosphoribosyltransferase — protein MCGIVGIVGQSPANQEIYDALLLLQHRGQDSTGIATAEDSGVFHIFKANGQVREAVRTRDMRSLLGNIGLGHVRYATKGTASSEEEAQPFYVNAPYGIVLVHNGNLTNTRELTDELFSKDRRHLNTSSDTELLVNVLANELQTTISGLDLDPDQVFQAVERVHERVEGSYAAIALIAGHGLLAFRDPFGIRPLILGTRRAENGRDEWTVASESLVLENGGFEVVRDVEPGEAVFIDADGTLHTRQCAQQTQLAPCSFEYVYLARPDSIMNGISVYEARLRMGERLADTIAKYTPQGAIDVVMPIPDSSRPAAMQVARKLGIEYREGFYKNRYVGRTFIMPGQAVRKKSVRQKLNAMSSEFKGKNVLLIDDSIVRGTTSKEIIQMARDAGAKSVTFASAAPPVRYPHVYGINMPSRHELIAHDRTIPEIAEELGCDYLVYQEIDDLKAAIVEGTDIVDLDMSCFDGRYVTGTVSDEYLNWVEGTQQS, from the coding sequence ATGTGCGGAATCGTCGGAATCGTCGGGCAGTCGCCGGCGAACCAGGAGATCTACGACGCCCTCCTGCTGCTGCAGCACCGCGGCCAGGACTCGACGGGAATCGCGACCGCTGAGGACAGCGGCGTCTTCCACATCTTCAAGGCCAACGGCCAGGTCCGCGAGGCGGTCCGTACGCGCGACATGCGTTCGCTGCTCGGCAACATCGGGCTCGGTCACGTGCGCTACGCCACGAAGGGCACCGCGTCGAGCGAAGAAGAGGCTCAGCCCTTCTACGTCAACGCACCGTATGGCATCGTGCTCGTGCACAACGGCAACCTGACGAACACCCGCGAGCTGACCGACGAGCTGTTCAGCAAGGACCGCCGCCACCTCAACACCAGCTCCGACACCGAGCTGCTGGTCAACGTGCTCGCCAACGAGCTGCAGACCACGATCTCGGGTCTCGATCTCGACCCCGATCAGGTGTTCCAGGCCGTCGAGCGCGTGCACGAGCGCGTCGAGGGCTCGTACGCCGCCATCGCGCTGATCGCCGGTCACGGCCTGCTCGCTTTCCGCGACCCGTTCGGCATCCGTCCCCTCATCCTCGGTACGCGCCGGGCTGAGAACGGCCGCGACGAGTGGACGGTCGCCTCCGAGTCGCTCGTGCTCGAGAACGGCGGCTTCGAGGTCGTGCGCGACGTCGAGCCCGGCGAAGCCGTCTTCATCGACGCCGACGGCACCCTGCACACGCGCCAGTGCGCGCAGCAGACGCAGCTCGCGCCGTGCTCGTTCGAGTACGTGTACCTCGCTCGTCCCGACTCGATCATGAACGGCATCTCGGTGTACGAGGCTCGTCTGCGCATGGGTGAGCGTCTCGCCGACACGATCGCCAAGTACACGCCCCAGGGTGCGATCGACGTCGTGATGCCGATCCCCGACTCGTCGCGTCCGGCGGCCATGCAGGTCGCGCGCAAGCTCGGCATCGAGTACCGCGAGGGCTTCTACAAGAACCGCTACGTCGGCCGCACGTTCATCATGCCCGGCCAGGCTGTGCGCAAGAAGAGCGTGCGCCAGAAGCTCAACGCGATGTCGAGCGAGTTCAAGGGCAAGAACGTGCTCCTCATCGACGACTCGATCGTGCGTGGCACGACGTCGAAGGAGATCATCCAGATGGCTCGGGATGCCGGGGCCAAGAGCGTGACGTTCGCGTCGGCCGCGCCGCCGGTGCGCTACCCGCACGTGTACGGCATCAACATGCCCTCGCGTCATGAGCTGATCGCGCACGACCGGACGATCCCCGAGATCGCCGAGGAACTCGGCTGCGATTACCTTGTGTACCAGGAGATCGACGACCTCAAGGCAGCGATCGTCGAGGGCACGGACATCGTCGACCTCGACATGAGCTGCTTCGACGGCCGCTACGTCACCGGAACTGTGAGCGACGAGTATCTGAACTGGGTCGAGGGCACCCAGCAGTCGTGA
- a CDS encoding DNA topoisomerase IB, translating into MARLVRVRPDVDAGIRRIRAGKGFRYTDAAGAAIGRRDLARIRTIVIPPAWQDVWICADPQGHIQVVGTDDAGRRQYIYHPDWTRSRDKGKYARALQLAESLPRARSRATASLRRSDLDRERVLAAAFRLLDRSALRIGSQRYLLQHGSRGLTTLRRRDASVADAVVSLAFSGKSGQRQALEIPDPDLATAIMLLIEGRPSSPLLAWQRQRRRVPLTPNDVNAYVRALTGGPFTAKDFRTLRGTVVAAEALARMGIAETARAVHQAEVEAVRAAATALGNTPAVARSSYIDPRVFERYRSGMLLDTTVSPESAIRSLVLG; encoded by the coding sequence GTGGCGCGGCTCGTCCGGGTCCGGCCCGACGTCGATGCCGGCATCCGCCGCATCCGCGCGGGCAAGGGGTTCCGATACACGGATGCCGCGGGCGCGGCCATCGGCCGGCGCGACCTCGCCCGCATCCGGACGATCGTCATCCCGCCGGCCTGGCAGGACGTGTGGATCTGCGCGGATCCGCAGGGCCACATCCAGGTCGTCGGCACCGACGACGCGGGACGCCGTCAGTACATCTACCACCCGGACTGGACACGCAGCCGCGACAAGGGCAAGTACGCTCGAGCGCTCCAGCTCGCGGAGTCGCTGCCGCGCGCCCGGTCGCGGGCGACCGCGTCGTTGCGGCGGTCCGACCTCGACCGCGAGCGCGTCCTGGCGGCGGCGTTCCGACTGCTCGACCGCTCGGCGCTTCGGATCGGGTCGCAGCGCTACCTCCTTCAGCACGGCAGCCGCGGACTGACGACGCTTCGACGTCGCGACGCTTCGGTGGCCGACGCCGTCGTCAGCCTGGCCTTCTCGGGCAAGAGCGGGCAGCGGCAGGCGCTCGAGATCCCCGACCCCGATCTCGCCACGGCGATCATGCTCCTGATCGAGGGGCGGCCGTCGTCGCCGCTGCTGGCATGGCAGCGGCAGCGGCGGCGGGTGCCGCTCACCCCGAACGACGTCAACGCGTATGTGCGTGCGCTGACGGGCGGTCCTTTCACCGCGAAGGACTTCCGCACCCTCCGCGGCACCGTCGTCGCGGCGGAGGCTCTCGCTCGCATGGGCATCGCCGAGACCGCTCGCGCTGTCCATCAGGCTGAAGTCGAAGCGGTGCGCGCCGCCGCGACGGCGCTGGGGAACACTCCCGCTGTTGCCCGCAGCTCGTACATCGACCCCCGCGTGTTCGAGCGCTACCGGTCGGGGATGCTGCTCGACACGACGGTCTCGCCCGAGTCCGCCATCCGTTCGCTCGTCCTCGGCTGA
- the purM gene encoding phosphoribosylformylglycinamidine cyclo-ligase, which yields MASSPTDPYTQAGVDTAAGDLAVELMKSAVRRTHGDEVLGGVGGFAGLFDASALLGYTKPLLATSTDGVGTKVAIAQAIDKHDTIGQDLVGMVVDDIVVVGAKPLFMTDYIACGKVVPERIADIVRGIADGCSATGTALVGGETAEHPGLLGVNDYDVAGAATGVVESAQVLGADRVRDGDVVLALASSGPHSNGYSLIRHIITGAGIGYGDQAADFGRTWGEQLLEPTRLYTSPLLRLIAELGDGIHSLSHVTGGGIAANLARVLPKDTWVDVDRATWSPSPVFRVLADLGGLEIERTEGTWNLGIGFFAVVSPAAADAAIAALRADGIDSWQVGVVSTGPRPAGDYEQGAKGVDGGAVRLVGGYRESGAN from the coding sequence GTGGCCTCGAGTCCCACTGATCCCTATACCCAAGCCGGCGTCGACACCGCGGCGGGAGACCTCGCCGTCGAACTGATGAAGTCGGCGGTCCGGCGAACCCACGGCGACGAAGTCCTCGGGGGTGTCGGCGGCTTCGCCGGCCTCTTCGATGCGAGCGCGCTGCTCGGCTACACGAAGCCGCTGCTGGCGACCTCGACCGACGGCGTCGGCACGAAGGTCGCGATCGCGCAGGCCATCGACAAGCACGACACGATCGGGCAGGACCTGGTCGGCATGGTCGTCGACGACATCGTCGTGGTCGGCGCGAAGCCGCTGTTCATGACCGACTACATCGCGTGCGGCAAGGTCGTGCCCGAGCGCATCGCCGACATCGTGCGCGGCATCGCCGACGGCTGCTCCGCGACGGGCACGGCGCTCGTCGGCGGCGAGACGGCCGAGCACCCCGGCCTGCTGGGCGTGAACGACTACGACGTCGCGGGTGCCGCGACCGGTGTCGTCGAGTCGGCGCAGGTGCTGGGCGCCGACCGGGTCCGGGACGGCGACGTCGTGCTCGCCCTCGCCTCGAGCGGTCCGCATTCCAACGGCTACTCGCTCATCCGCCACATCATCACGGGCGCGGGGATCGGCTACGGCGACCAGGCCGCCGACTTCGGTCGCACGTGGGGCGAGCAGCTGCTCGAGCCCACGCGCCTGTACACATCGCCGCTGCTGCGCCTGATCGCCGAGCTCGGCGACGGCATCCACTCCCTCAGCCACGTCACAGGCGGTGGCATCGCGGCGAACCTCGCGCGCGTCCTGCCGAAGGACACCTGGGTCGACGTCGATCGCGCCACCTGGTCGCCTTCTCCGGTCTTCCGTGTGCTCGCCGACCTCGGCGGTCTCGAGATCGAGCGCACCGAGGGCACCTGGAACCTCGGCATCGGCTTCTTCGCCGTCGTGTCGCCGGCCGCAGCGGATGCCGCCATCGCGGCGCTTCGCGCGGACGGCATCGACAGCTGGCAGGTCGGTGTCGTCTCGACCGGTCCACGACCGGCGGGCGATTACGAACAGGGCGCCAAGGGCGTCGACGGCGGAGCCGTGCGTCTCGTCGGCGGTTACCGCGAATCAGGAGCGAACTGA
- a CDS encoding DUF4097 family beta strand repeat-containing protein, with the protein MTLQKWIVHPDETRVIDIDDIRKLKVSMVGGQIDIVAHDEPGVRIEVHAVTGKDLRIEATGDVVEIDHPQLRWDNFTQVFRNFGSSGPKAEISVAVPRGTDLTLGVVSASALVSGLEADARINTVSGDIIVDGITGDVNANAVSGDVQIRELTGALTAKSVSGDVAAIGALRAADVDTVSGAMLVDSSGPIQSITLHTVGGDATVRLDESLPANYQVRSVSGRVLIDGVVRSGQGAGPLTSFTGSTGELSGSFVDVRTNSVSGDLTVLRRSAAAPADVTSTTAPAVSGETDTATPADSAPPTAVAAPVTEDDVQRHEER; encoded by the coding sequence ATGACACTGCAGAAATGGATCGTCCACCCCGACGAGACGCGGGTGATCGACATCGACGACATCCGCAAGCTCAAGGTGAGCATGGTCGGCGGGCAGATCGACATCGTCGCCCACGACGAACCCGGCGTCCGCATCGAGGTGCACGCCGTCACCGGCAAGGATCTGCGCATCGAGGCGACGGGCGACGTCGTCGAGATCGACCACCCGCAGCTGCGGTGGGACAACTTCACGCAGGTGTTCCGCAACTTCGGATCGTCCGGGCCGAAGGCCGAGATCAGCGTCGCCGTCCCCCGCGGCACCGACCTCACGCTCGGCGTCGTCAGTGCGAGCGCGCTCGTTTCCGGGCTCGAGGCCGACGCCCGCATCAACACCGTCTCCGGCGACATCATCGTCGACGGCATCACCGGCGACGTGAACGCCAACGCGGTCTCGGGCGACGTGCAGATCCGCGAGCTGACCGGAGCACTGACCGCGAAATCGGTGTCGGGCGACGTCGCAGCGATCGGCGCCCTTCGGGCCGCGGACGTCGACACCGTGTCCGGTGCCATGCTCGTCGACTCATCGGGACCGATCCAGTCGATCACGCTTCACACCGTCGGCGGCGACGCGACCGTGCGTCTCGACGAGAGCCTGCCCGCGAACTACCAGGTGCGGAGCGTCAGCGGGCGCGTGCTCATCGACGGGGTCGTGCGCTCGGGCCAGGGCGCCGGTCCGCTCACGAGCTTCACCGGTTCGACCGGCGAGCTCAGCGGTTCGTTCGTCGATGTCCGGACCAACTCGGTCTCCGGCGACCTGACGGTCCTGCGTCGGTCCGCCGCCGCGCCCGCCGATGTCACCTCAACGACCGCACCGGCGGTTTCGGGCGAAACGGATACCGCGACGCCGGCAGACTCCGCGCCGCCGACGGCCGTCGCCGCCCCGGTGACCGAAGACGACGTGCAGCGCCACGAGGAGCGCTGA
- a CDS encoding SDR family NAD(P)-dependent oxidoreductase: MASAFPAERTVILTGAASPRGIGRTTAFHLAERGWHIGIVDVDAQAAERTAAEVAEAHGVRAVGVGANVADREQAVAAIDALEASLPQIVALVNFAGVSSPVPYLEVTPEEWHRVESINLDGVHWVTQRVARTLVTNGVGRLVGISSVSAQRGGGTFSKTPYSAAKAGVIGLMRSVARELGPLGITANVISPGPIDTDIMGGTLTEERKTAMAADGVLPRIGTPTDIAAAVAYLISEDAGFVTGQTLNVDGGLYMH; this comes from the coding sequence ATGGCATCCGCCTTCCCCGCTGAACGCACCGTCATCCTGACCGGCGCCGCGAGCCCCCGGGGCATCGGCCGCACGACCGCCTTCCACCTGGCCGAGCGCGGCTGGCACATCGGCATCGTCGACGTCGACGCGCAGGCCGCCGAGCGGACCGCCGCCGAGGTTGCCGAGGCCCACGGCGTTCGGGCCGTCGGCGTCGGGGCGAACGTGGCCGACCGCGAGCAGGCCGTCGCCGCGATCGACGCGCTCGAGGCGTCGCTGCCGCAGATCGTCGCCCTCGTGAACTTCGCGGGCGTCTCATCACCCGTGCCGTACCTCGAAGTCACCCCCGAGGAATGGCACCGCGTCGAATCGATCAACCTCGACGGCGTGCACTGGGTCACCCAGCGCGTTGCACGCACCCTCGTCACGAACGGCGTCGGCCGCCTGGTGGGCATCTCGTCCGTCTCGGCGCAGCGCGGCGGCGGCACCTTCTCGAAGACGCCCTACTCGGCGGCGAAGGCGGGGGTGATCGGTCTGATGCGCTCCGTCGCACGCGAGCTCGGACCGCTCGGCATCACGGCGAACGTCATCTCGCCGGGCCCGATCGACACCGACATCATGGGCGGCACGCTGACGGAGGAGCGCAAGACGGCGATGGCCGCCGACGGCGTCCTGCCTCGCATCGGCACGCCCACCGACATCGCCGCGGCCGTGGCGTATCTGATCAGCGAGGACGCGGGATTCGTGACGGGCCAGACCCTGAACGTCGACGGCGGCCTCTACATGCACTGA
- a CDS encoding DUF7218 family protein has product MPQGRGSNSLKDPELYEELREDGASKEKAARISNAAARDGRKKVGSRGGQSGDYEDWTVDDLKKRAKELGISGYSGKKKAQIISMLRNH; this is encoded by the coding sequence ATGCCACAAGGACGCGGATCGAACAGTCTCAAAGACCCCGAACTGTACGAGGAGCTGCGCGAAGACGGCGCCTCGAAAGAGAAGGCCGCGCGCATCTCGAACGCCGCAGCCCGAGACGGCCGCAAGAAGGTCGGCAGTCGGGGCGGTCAGTCCGGCGACTACGAGGACTGGACCGTCGACGATCTGAAGAAGCGCGCCAAGGAACTCGGCATCTCGGGCTACTCCGGCAAGAAGAAGGCGCAGATCATCTCGATGCTGCGCAACCACTGA